One Salvia miltiorrhiza cultivar Shanhuang (shh) chromosome 6, IMPLAD_Smil_shh, whole genome shotgun sequence genomic window, aaaataaattgaactaAAATTCAAACTTACCAACACATTTCATGAGTTTGTTTGATTCAGGGCTCTTGTTGTTTTCGGATTGAATGCTCTACGTGGAAAGTCTATACAATCTGGTACTGCAGTAGGCCCGTGGGATTACACGAATGCTGCATCTCTCATTCGTTATACTGTGAAAAAGGGCTACAAGATTTATGGTTGGGAACTTGGTAAGAGTAGATTGTGATCATGTGAATTTGATAGTAAAACTTTTATATAATGGAATACTTCATATCATGCTTCCTTCCCATCAGGAAATGAACTGAGTGGAAGAGGAATCGGGGTTGGAATTTCTGCGGATCAGTATGCATCTGACACAGTCGCTCTACATGACTTAGTCGAGGAAATATACAAGGAGGTCGATATCAGACCACAGATCATCGCGCCTGGAGGGTTCTTTGATGCTGGCTGGTTCCAGCAGTTTCTAGCTAAAACAGTAGGATCAGTGGATGTGATCACACACCACATATATAATCTTGGCCCTGGTACTTTACAAAGCCCAAGTAATTCAAGAAGATAATCAATCTATATTTTTGGACATATTTCACATTTATGATTTTTTGCTTTTTGTAGGAAGTGATGAGCACCTTGTAGATAGGATTCTGAATCCATCTGTTCTCGAGAGTGGAGGCGACGTGTTCAGGAACCTCCACAACGTGGTCAGGACTTCGCCAAACTCAGCTGCCGCCTGGGTTGGTGAGGCCGGAGGGGCTTATAACAGCGGCCACGATGGAGTCACAAATGCTTTCGTGTTCAGCTTCTGGTAATTGCCAATTACAGCATATACAGAAAAAGCTAATCTCACTGGGCTTGGATGTTTGTAGTTGAACTTAACAAAGATTGGTTTCATTTTTGATGTATGAATAGGTACTTGGATCAACTAGGTCGATCTTCCACTTACGACACGAAAACATACTGCAGGCAGACGTTGATTGGGGGTAACTATGGCTTGCTCAACACCACCACATTCATCCCAAATCCAGACTACTATAGGTCAACTGCATTTCTTTTTCATCGAATGTCACTGTTTCCTATCGCGTTTTCTCTCACTGATCGGCTGTCAGTTGGCCATGGTGCAGCGCTCTCCTTTGGCACCGGTTGATGGGTAGGCAAGTCCTGTCAACCACCTTCAACGGGACCAAGACAATCCGAGCATACGCACATTGTGCAAAGCACTCTGTAAGTAACAGAGCAAGGGGGAGCTGGGGTGGGCTCGAGCACCCCCCTCCCCAAAGCTAGTTTTTTTTAGTGTTTTTTAACCTTATAGTTAGTTTATTTGTGGCTCGGCCTTCTGAGACCTACTCTTTGCAGCAAGGGATCACACTGCTACTAATAAACATCGATGGGAACACGACCGTGAGGGCGAAAGTCGACTTCAACGGGACGTtgaaccaccaccaccaccacaagCACAGGCATCATAGATCAAGAGGGAATCTGCTGCGTCACCGGAAACAAATGTCTGAAGCTGTGAGAGAAGAGTACCATCTGACTCCAATGGGTGGCAACATACGGAGCCGTACGGTTATGCTGAACGGGAAGGCGCTGAGCGTCGACTCGTCGGGGACCATACCTTCCCTGCAGCCTGTTAGGGTGAATTCATCGGAGCTGATAACAGTGGCCCCTTACTCCATTGTGTTTGTTGGCATGCCTAATGTTTCTATCCCTGCATGCATGTAGATACACTGGACCTAGGAGTTTATTTAGTTGATTGATTGAACAATTACTTTGTTTCTAATTCTTTTCCATTTGTTCAACTGAAACATTGGAAATATTCCTGCTTAATTTCACTATAGTGGATTCGAtaattatgactattttttgtggacggatgaagtaatatgatattatcgcaaacaaaacaaaacgaTTTTAATAAATACAAATTTCCTAACGTGGAAAAATATCCTACAATATAGCAATGTACCCTTACAAGCCATGATCATAAAGAGCTATACAAATTATACAATGAGATTAATTCTACAGTCAAGAATTGGCTAATATATTTGTGAAAAGCCTATATATGATGATGTTGGTATAGAGTGTAAACTAGGGATATAAGTAACCTATGTAATCAAACCTACTGCACAAAATTGTTGTTCAGATCAATAATACTTCTGAACAGGATGATGGCAACGGAGTCAATCACTCTTCGAGAAGCTTTGCGGTTTGCTGCTAGCTAATGCCAACCATACAACTGTGCCGGTAAGGTAAAAGAAGATCGATGGAGCAAACAACGACATCTACATGAAAAACGCAATGAAATGCTTGCACTAACAAGATAATTGTGCACAAGAGGTCAAAATTCAAGAAAAAAGAACTTACACCCCACGAGTGAGTTGAGTCGAGAAGGTAGCCCGTGAGAGCAACGCCAACTATTCCAGGTACCGCTCCAACGGTGTTGGTAATGCCCTGCAACATTGTATTGAATAAATAGGTAATCAGAGATATCATATTAGGCAAACTTTTTGGACAAAAGCAGGCGAATGGGCCTATTATAAACTACTCTCTACAAGTATTTAGGAGCAATTTTGTTCGTGTACATACCAAAAGGACACTTGCATACTCGGGAGAAATGTCTTGGTGGGTACAGTATAGTCCTGTTTATAAATGATAAGATTAATTATTTGATGAAAGGATATGTATATACTTCTCTAAATAAGTAAAGGGCCTCCGTTTGAACCTGATAAAGCAAAGCTTGATAGTGCTAAACCACTCGTGAGAATAGCTACGACTTGCCATGGACTCAGCCCTAAGTCCAAAGAAGAAAGAATCATGCAAGCTGCAGGAGACAGGAAAGCAATCGTTTGGCAAATCTTCCGAACCTGTTTCCACACAAAGCACACGAGTTTTTGGTTTTATGTAGCCAAATGCAGAAGACTCATGTTTCTCATTAAAGGAACAACCAAAACAGAGGACTGTACACAAAAACGAGCAAGCATTCTCATCCCAAGTTTGGGCATTATATGTTATATATGATGCTAAGATTGTTTTCTTAACTTATTCTTTCAACTCAAGGAAGAATTTGATGTCTATATATGTGTGCATAAACGAGGGTCCCTCTTCAACTCACCACTGTCGTTTCAATCCCGTTTGAGATCCAGTAGTCAGCCGACTGGGATGCAATGCTGGTCACAAAGATTGATGCTAGTGGAGGAAGAACCGAGACCTGTAATTTCACGAAAAGATAAGAAAGTTGCTATTACCAGTTAAAGAAAACATGGCATCATGTTATAACTGTGTCGTTACAATAAAAACAAACTTTCTCCAACACATGTAGGAGAGATGTACACATAGCGCTACATCTATTTTTGGCATTACTTAGGCCTAATAAAGGTCATTAGTCAGTTCTATGTAATTTTAAAATAGCTACGGGAAAAGACAGTCAATGGTTCCTTTCAGGAACTAAATTTTATACAGTTCAGTAGGCAACTAACTAAGTTCATGAATCACCTCAGCTATTTTCGTTTATTTAATCTATTCGACATTCCTGAACTTGAAATGGCTGTTTGACTGTTGCAAAAGATTCCTCAATTTGAACAAGATGAACTAAAGAAACATCACTTTCTAATATCGAAGCTAATGAAGAGATTGCCATTTGGAAACTTGTTAAACAAAGATTCTTAGACGTACCCATGCTGCTTCTGTCAGGTCAAGGTTCAGCTCCTCACTGCAAGGGATATTGTATGATGTTTAAAAAGAACGCGAGACTAAAATAAATAGCTTTACTGAACTGATAAAGAAGAGAAGGATACAGGATAGAGAAAAATACTTCATTTAACTATCTGATGTTCCtatacttttatatagtaagattactaaaatcaaagaaaattatatattttgatcAATACCACCTACGACAAATATGAAACCTTTAAATTTAAATCTCATGATTACAAGGGTATAATTACATTTCCTTGTTCTACAGGAAACTTAACCGTTACAATTTCAGAACTTCAGAGTTAGCAAAACCTAGAGCTAGCATGGAAAAAAATCTGATTGTTGTTTTATCTAAAACATGTGAAATCAATAACAATAtagcatttttttttgtcaaaaatccATCAGTGTTAAAGATCTAAAAGTTTCCTGAGGAAATAATTACGTAGCAATGTCCTGAAAGAATCTAAGGTCCAGATATAATACTTAAAATCAGAAATGCACCTGAAGTAAGTAGGAAGCCAGGATAAGCAGCAATAGTGACCCCAACTTCCACAAAAATGAGTATATATCATCGCCCATACAGCTTTAGATTTGAAAAATTCCTTCCAAGGTACATCCTGTGAATCATCCAAAAAAGGCAACACAGACAAATTGATTAGTCACAACATTGTTTTTTGTTTATCAGCTCTTCAGGTTAACTGTTTCTAGATTTCCACCCATTCCTCACTATATGAGATATTAGTATAAGGGCAGATGCCAAGCAAAGACCTACATTAAATCTTCGTTATTATGATAAATGCTGTTGCTCTGATTGGACCCAGGGATAAAATATTAGGATTCTAAGATTTGATGTATGAGATACAAAATCGTGCTGATGTTGATTTCATAATATGATGCCAAATACATGGAACAGAATAGACCTACCGTCAGTGAGCCGCCCAAATCTTGCAAAGAGGAAGTCCATGACTTGTTCATAGGGGCAGTCTGAGGCCCTGCCGAAGATAAATAGTTGTGCAACAAAGGAGAAAATATTATTCTAATTTCTAAGAATATATTctttatatataactaattcATTCCAGTAGCAAATGTACCCTACATAAGATTTCTCACTCTATTGTAAAATGAAACACAAATTGGTAGGTATTTGTCAGATGAAGTGAGGCAGAAGAAGCCGAAACAAGTGGAATTGGATATAAGCCAAAAATGTGCCGTGGTTTATTTAACAAAAGGATTCAGGAAAATTTTCAAATCTATAACAAACCATGGCATTTGGATGATTTTGAGCTACATGAAGATTTTAAACATTGAGAAAGACTAATACTAATGAAATAACAATGTCAATTAAGATAAGTCTAAAGACAATCGGgcatcaaaaagaaaaaaagacatACATGATTGGTGAGAAGCTGCAAAAGGAACCTTATCTTCTTTAACGACCTGAAATATTGAATACCTGAAATATTGTGGAAACATTTTTAGGAGGAAAGTATTGTAGCACTGCATATATCCTCCACCTATGGAACTTGAGATAGATAGTTATAGAAAATAAAGAACAATTACCCAACTAAagcaagaaaaaaaagaatagaTTAGAGAATGAAAGCACTAGATACAAAGGGgaactttttcactttttacaTGACTCTACTTCAGATTACGAGAGACAGGGAAAAGCAATCTTGTTTGGAATCTAGATACTTACCATGCTATACCTAGAGAGCCAAAAATGTAAAATACAGATCCCCAGCCATAATTCTCGATTAGCGGTGGAGCCAAAATAAGTCTGCAGTTTGAAGTTCCAAATGTTAAGAGCAGAAACTTAACGATAACACTCgacaaaacaaaaatctaaGAATGAGTGTAAAGAATTCTAGCATGTTAGATTATATGCAGTTTTGTAGGCAGCCATTTAAATCTATGCTACCTCTCCTCTTGTTAATCACTTAAGTTCCACTATGGAAGGAATAGATTTTATGTGCTTTCTTTCATCTTCCATATATGATTTTGCAAAACCTAACAAATGTGGGGCATAATAAGACAaaatgaaaattgtttaaatgaTTATTACCCCAAGACACTTCCAAAGCTCAAACCACCAAAAACAACTGATACTGCGCGGGAACGTTCTTCTATTGGTATAGTCCTGAAAAAATACATATCAATGTAAGTTATGTAACAACAACAGGAAGGAATAAATATACAGAAAATAGATCCATCAAAAGCTACAACATAATGATGTGGttacagaaaataaaatcaGAGATACCAATCTTTTTCACTAAATAATGCAATCCCATTCCTCCTTCCTTAGCCACTCCACAGTCATAAAATGATAAGACAATTGAGTAGAAGCATTTACTTTATATGGTTAACAGTGGCCTATTATACAGCCAGAAATACAATGAAATAGCCATGTGGGTGAAAGCCTTTCGAGCTGAGCATTAGAGGAAAGATATTAACAATTATTAGCGGAAACCACATAACAGAAATAAGCTACCAAATTAAACAGAAGCCCCAAAATTCCAATGGTCAACAAACAGATATTAGTTCAGTAAGAGGAAAATGTG contains:
- the LOC130988186 gene encoding heparanase-like protein 3 isoform X1 is translated as MGSLVLQMGWWVLVVCVSYVQAIVSIEGSVFIDGKMPIANTDDDFICATLDWWPPEKCDYGTCSWGHASLLNLDLKNTVFLNAVKAFSPLKIRLGGTLQDKVIYETEDESQPCIPFAKNSSIMFGFTNGCLPLSRWDELNSFFNESGALVVFGLNALRGKSIQSGTAVGPWDYTNAASLIRYTVKKGYKIYGWELGNELSGRGIGVGISADQYASDTVALHDLVEEIYKEVDIRPQIIAPGGFFDAGWFQQFLAKTVGSVDVITHHIYNLGPGSDEHLVDRILNPSVLESGGDVFRNLHNVVRTSPNSAAAWVGEAGGAYNSGHDGVTNAFVFSFWYLDQLGRSSTYDTKTYCRQTLIGGNYGLLNTTTFIPNPDYYSALLWHRLMGRQVLSTTFNGTKTIRAYAHCAKHSQGITLLLINIDGNTTVRAKVDFNGTLNHHHHHKHRHHRSRGNLLRHRKQMSEAVREEYHLTPMGGNIRSRTVMLNGKALSVDSSGTIPSLQPVRVNSSELITVAPYSIVFVGMPNVSIPACM
- the LOC130988186 gene encoding heparanase-like protein 3 isoform X2, whose amino-acid sequence is MLLKIRLGGTLQDKVIYETEDESQPCIPFAKNSSIMFGFTNGCLPLSRWDELNSFFNESGALVVFGLNALRGKSIQSGTAVGPWDYTNAASLIRYTVKKGYKIYGWELGNELSGRGIGVGISADQYASDTVALHDLVEEIYKEVDIRPQIIAPGGFFDAGWFQQFLAKTVGSVDVITHHIYNLGPGSDEHLVDRILNPSVLESGGDVFRNLHNVVRTSPNSAAAWVGEAGGAYNSGHDGVTNAFVFSFWYLDQLGRSSTYDTKTYCRQTLIGGNYGLLNTTTFIPNPDYYSALLWHRLMGRQVLSTTFNGTKTIRAYAHCAKHSQGITLLLINIDGNTTVRAKVDFNGTLNHHHHHKHRHHRSRGNLLRHRKQMSEAVREEYHLTPMGGNIRSRTVMLNGKALSVDSSGTIPSLQPVRVNSSELITVAPYSIVFVGMPNVSIPACM
- the LOC130988185 gene encoding probable anion transporter 6, chloroplastic isoform X2, which produces MAARIISNVDSNFFSFSYGTNIKTSIFRTQPLTGLPLKKRLNFEALCSIKERERENAAEEQRIVSGIVVDDELREKEGVLRVGFNGDWPPWKNLPQRYKLIGTTSLAFVICNMDKVNLSIAIIPMSHQFGWNASVAGLVQSSFFWGYALSQLPGGWLSKIFGGRRILEVGVLVWSLATAMVPLLAGFMPGLVLSRILVGIGEGVSPSAATDMIARTIPIEERSRAVSVVFGGLSFGSVLGLILAPPLIENYGWGSVFYIFGSLGIAWYSIFQVVKEDKVPFAASHQSWPQTAPMNKSWTSSLQDLGGSLTDVPWKEFFKSKAVWAMIYTHFCGSWGHYCCLSWLPTYFSEELNLDLTEAAWVSVLPPLASIFVTSIASQSADYWISNGIETTVVRKICQTIAFLSPAACMILSSLDLGLSPWQVVAILTSGLALSSFALSGLYCTHQDISPEYASVLLGITNTVGAVPGIVGVALTGYLLDSTHSWGMSLFAPSIFFYLTGTVVWLALASSKPQSFSKSD
- the LOC130988185 gene encoding probable anion transporter 6, chloroplastic isoform X1 yields the protein MAARIISNVDSNFFSFSYGTNIKTSIFRTQPLTGLPLKKRLNFEALCSIKERERENAAEEQRIVSGIVVDDELREKEGVLRVGFNGDWPPWKNLPQRYKLIGTTSLAFVICNMDKVNLSIAIIPMSHQFGWNASVAGLVQSSFFWGYALSQLPGGWLSKIFGGRRILEVGVLVWSLATAMVPLLAGFMPGLVLSRILVGIGEGVSPSAATDMIARTIPIEERSRAVSVVFGGLSFGSVLGLILAPPLIENYGWGSVFYIFGSLGIAWYSIFQVVKEDKVPFAASHQSWPQTAPMNKSWTSSLQDLGGSLTDVPWKEFFKSKAVWAMIYTHFCGSWGHYCCLSWLPTYFSEELNLDLTEAAWVSVLPPLASIFVTSIASQSADYWISNGIETTVVRKICQTIAFLSPAACMILSSLDLGLSPWQVVAILTSGLALSSFALSGLYCTHQDISPEYASVLLGITNTVGAVPGIVGVALTGYLLDSTHSWGVSSFFLNFDLLCTIILLVQAFHCVFHVDVVVCSIDLLLPYRHSCMVGIS